From Kamptonema formosum PCC 6407, a single genomic window includes:
- a CDS encoding RloB family protein translates to MARKGKLKPKTTREKIERPKRLRRYEYFFLIVCEDEKTEPEYFQQFVALFPDDTLYLRPVGTGLSPLGVVNKAIIEKAKLQEESKKEFGKDDAVWVVFDKDDAHQNDTTRQNFERAFEIAKTNKFEIAYSNEAFELWFLLHLEEVPSHPPIPRSDIYTRLEKLIRKNPNESSFVYDHGDTEIVLKINQFGNESNAIERAEILLQAQNGVPPIQANPSTKVHLLVKALREWIKYYSSS, encoded by the coding sequence ATGGCAAGGAAAGGCAAGTTAAAACCAAAGACAACTAGAGAAAAAATTGAACGTCCAAAAAGACTGAGGCGCTACGAATACTTTTTTTTAATTGTTTGTGAGGATGAAAAAACTGAGCCAGAATATTTTCAACAATTTGTCGCTCTGTTTCCTGATGACACATTGTATCTAAGACCGGTAGGTACAGGGTTATCACCGTTAGGTGTTGTCAATAAAGCTATTATTGAAAAAGCTAAATTACAAGAAGAATCTAAAAAAGAGTTTGGTAAAGATGATGCTGTTTGGGTTGTTTTTGATAAAGATGATGCCCACCAAAATGATACTACAAGACAGAATTTTGAGCGAGCATTTGAAATAGCAAAAACAAATAAATTTGAAATCGCATATAGCAATGAAGCTTTTGAGCTTTGGTTTTTACTACACCTAGAAGAAGTGCCTTCACATCCTCCTATTCCTAGATCGGATATTTACACTCGTCTAGAAAAACTTATAAGGAAAAATCCCAATGAGTCTAGTTTCGTATACGATCATGGTGATACAGAGATAGTCCTAAAAATTAACCAATTTGGTAATGAATCAAACGCAATTGAACGGGCTGAAATTCTTTTACAGGCACAAAACGGAGTTCCACCAATACAAGCTAATCCCAGTACAAAAGTCCATTTACTTGTAAAAGCCCTAAGAGAGTGGATTAAGTATTATAGCTCTTCTTAG
- a CDS encoding Uma2 family endonuclease: MSDKTRLRGLKIPFYLVREGGLRLCSRDFQSPDFQSLRILSNGFLEGAPDLAVEILSPSNTVEEIDQKIVDYFDNGSRLVWVIHPRQKYVLVYRNAEEPDRLLKSNNSLDGEEIVPDFTLPIADLFQKLAF, encoded by the coding sequence TTGTCAGACAAAACCCGCCTGCGCGGGTTGAAGATTCCATTTTATTTAGTCCGCGAAGGCGGACTTCGTTTGTGTAGCCGCGATTTCCAATCGCCGGATTTCCAATCGCTCAGGATCTTGTCCAATGGTTTCCTAGAAGGTGCGCCCGATCTAGCTGTAGAAATTCTCTCTCCCAGTAATACGGTGGAAGAAATTGACCAAAAAATTGTAGATTATTTCGATAATGGTTCGCGTTTAGTTTGGGTGATTCATCCTAGACAAAAGTATGTTTTAGTGTATCGAAACGCGGAGGAACCAGATCGATTGCTCAAGTCAAATAATTCTTTAGATGGTGAAGAGATTGTCCCTGATTTTACTCTACCTATTGCCGATTTGTTTCAAAAACTTGCTTTTTGA